Genomic DNA from Lutibacter sp. A80:
AACTTAAGTTAGCTACTAAAGATGAAGCTCCAAATATTGACCAGTATTTTGAAACCTATCTAAATAACAATTTTAAATTAGCTGTAAATAATAATTCAGCTTCTTATACATATATTGGAAAAGAATATGATGATGATATTGTACGGTTTTATTTAGAAATTACAGATGTTAAAGTTTTAAATTCAATAGATATTTACAATACCTGTTTAATTAGAGATTTTGAAGATCAGCAAAATATAATTAAAATATATGCAAACAATATTCAAAAAACATTCTATTTAAACAACAAAACACTTAAAGCTTTGTTAAAATTTTAATTTTTATCAGAAAATATTGTTAAAATTATTAATTTACACCCTTAAATTTTATTTGTGAAATAAAATATAACTAAATGTTAAAAAGTGTATCACAAAACTTAGTTATCAGTTACAAATAAATAAGTAAGCTTTGAAAAAAAACAACGTATAAATATGAAACAATTTTACCTATTATTACTTTCTTTAGTAATAATTTCTTCTACAACTTTTGCTCAAAACATACAAGAAAAAAAAGAGCAAAATGGACACTACAACATTAGTAAATTTAAACAATTAAATGAAGAATTACCAACACCAAACAAGCAACACACTGCTTCTGGTGCTCCTGGTTACCAATACACGCAACAACAGGTAGATTATAAAATGGACATTGTTTTAGATACTGAAAAACACAGAATTTCAGGTTATCAAACAATTACATATTATAACAACTCTAAAGATAATTTAGACTATTTATGGGTGCAATTAGATCAAAACGTACGTGCAGCAAATTCAAAAACAAAAGACATTAATGCTGATCGCCCTAGAGCAGCATACACGCCATCAAGTTTTACAAAAGACTTTATGGGAAAACCTTTTGATGGTGGTTTTAAAATTGAAGCATTAAAAGATGCTAATGGAACCGATTTAAGTTATACAATTAACAATACAATGATGCGTATTGATTTACCAACAGCATTAGCAAGTGGTAAAAGTTTTACGTTTGATATTAAATGGTGGTATAACATCAATAACTATAAAGAAGATAGAGGAAGATCTGGTTTTGAAATATTTGAAGATGGCAATAAAGCTTATGCTATTGCACAGTTTTATCCACGTTTAGCAGTTTACAATAATGTTGAAGGTTGGCAAAATTTACAATTTTGGGGTTCAAGTGAATTTGCCTTAGAATTTGGTGATTTTGAAGTTTCAATAACGACACCTAAAAATTATATTTTAAATGCAACTGGAGAATTACAAAACCCGAAAGAAGTATTATCTAAAAATCAATATAAAAGATATTTAGAAGCAAAAACCACCTATAACAATCCAATATTTATTGTAACTCCTGAAGAAGCTATGGAAGCTTCAAAAGAGAAAAGTAATAAAACAAAAACTTGGAAATTTAATGCCGAAAATGTACGTGATTTTGCATTTGCAACCTCAAATAAATATATGTGGGATGCAATGGCTGTTAAATTAAATGAAAAAACAGTAATGGCATACTCTTTATATCCTGAAGAAGGTAAAGCGCTTTGGCAAGAACATTCTACAAGAGTTGTTGCAAATACATTAGAGGTTTATTCTCAACACACTTTTGATTACCCTTATCCGCATGCTTCATCTATAAATGTTGAAATGGGAATGGAATATCCAATGATTAGCTTTAATTTTGGAAGAGGCGATAAAAACGGAAACTTTACCGAAAGAACAAAAAAAGGAATGATTGGTGTTATTACACACGAAATCGGTCATAATTATTTTCCTATGATTGTGAATTCAGATGAACGTCAATGGACTTGGATGGATGAAGGTATTAATTCTTTTGTTGAAATTTTAGCAGAATATAAATACGATTCTATTATGTTTCCTATGACAAAATATCCAAAAAACATTGTTGGTTATATGAAAGGAGATCAAAGTAGATTAGCTCCAATTATGACACAAGGTGATAATACATTTAATTTTGGTGCAAATGCATATTCAAAACCAGCTGCAGGCCTTTTTATTTTACGTCAAACTATAATGGGTCCAGAATTATTTGACCATGCTTTTAAAACATATGCAACGCGTTGGAAATTTAAACATCCTACTCCTGCTGATTTCTTTAGATCTATGGAAGATGCTTCTGCAATGGATTTAGACTGGTTTTGGAGAGGTTGGTTTTATACCACTGGTAACACAGATATTGGTATAAAAGAAGTGAAAAAATACCATATAACAGATAAGCCAACAGAACAAGCAATTAAAAGATATGAGCGTTTTGGTATTAGTAAAAACGATATTCCACCATCATTATATTTAGTATCGGAAGACAGTGACGAATTTACTGAGGATTTAAAAAATAATACGGCTGAAGATTTTAGTTCTTTAAGTAATTATATTGATGAAAACTTTTCTTCAGAAGAAAAAGCAACATTAAAATCTCCTAAATATTTTTATGAATTAAAATTTGAAAAACCAGGAGATTTAGTAATGCCTATTATTGTTGAATTAGAATATAACGATGGCACAAAAGAACGCAAACAATATCCTGCACAAATTTGGAGAAAAAACGATGCCGAAGTAACCAAGGTAATTCCTACTAGTAAAGAAATTAAAAAAATTACTATTGATCCAGATCAACAAACAGCTGATGTAGATTTAAGTAACAACAGCTGGCCAAAGAATACTGAAACCAAATTTGAAAAATTTAAAAAGCAACGAATAAGAAGTTAACTATACTTCTACCCCACTCAGTAAC
This window encodes:
- a CDS encoding DUF6702 family protein, whose product is MKIKNYLFLVLIIPLLSFTMHKYYLSLCEIEYVEEKQSIQIIIGFFIDDIELTLNKDNNTKLKLATKDEAPNIDQYFETYLNNNFKLAVNNNSASYTYIGKEYDDDIVRFYLEITDVKVLNSIDIYNTCLIRDFEDQQNIIKIYANNIQKTFYLNNKTLKALLKF
- a CDS encoding M1 family metallopeptidase, coding for MKQFYLLLLSLVIISSTTFAQNIQEKKEQNGHYNISKFKQLNEELPTPNKQHTASGAPGYQYTQQQVDYKMDIVLDTEKHRISGYQTITYYNNSKDNLDYLWVQLDQNVRAANSKTKDINADRPRAAYTPSSFTKDFMGKPFDGGFKIEALKDANGTDLSYTINNTMMRIDLPTALASGKSFTFDIKWWYNINNYKEDRGRSGFEIFEDGNKAYAIAQFYPRLAVYNNVEGWQNLQFWGSSEFALEFGDFEVSITTPKNYILNATGELQNPKEVLSKNQYKRYLEAKTTYNNPIFIVTPEEAMEASKEKSNKTKTWKFNAENVRDFAFATSNKYMWDAMAVKLNEKTVMAYSLYPEEGKALWQEHSTRVVANTLEVYSQHTFDYPYPHASSINVEMGMEYPMISFNFGRGDKNGNFTERTKKGMIGVITHEIGHNYFPMIVNSDERQWTWMDEGINSFVEILAEYKYDSIMFPMTKYPKNIVGYMKGDQSRLAPIMTQGDNTFNFGANAYSKPAAGLFILRQTIMGPELFDHAFKTYATRWKFKHPTPADFFRSMEDASAMDLDWFWRGWFYTTGNTDIGIKEVKKYHITDKPTEQAIKRYERFGISKNDIPPSLYLVSEDSDEFTEDLKNNTAEDFSSLSNYIDENFSSEEKATLKSPKYFYELKFEKPGDLVMPIIVELEYNDGTKERKQYPAQIWRKNDAEVTKVIPTSKEIKKITIDPDQQTADVDLSNNSWPKNTETKFEKFKKQRIRS